The Agromyces mangrovi genome contains a region encoding:
- a CDS encoding ornithine cyclodeaminase family protein yields MSDRPSIRVIGAEDIRASLPMRDAIDAVRRALALVDANAQPPRSSPPLVGGQFLLMPSELGSFAGCKVLTVADPQNVHAPHRIQGLMLLFDSSSLSPTAVLDGAALTSLRTPAVSAAMADLVTPDDASSLAVFGTGPQARRHVEALAAIRPLSRIHVIGRTPDRGARAAATWRGEGIEAVAAAPGIAAECDIVLCATTATEPLLTSGDVASRATVIAIGSHEPHRRELPGGLLERSQVIVEGRAVATAEAGDVIMAIAEGHLHEDQLITIRAIASGATSVNFDSPRVVKTCGMAWQDLVIAAAVSTRLDTHAPEADR; encoded by the coding sequence GTGTCCGACCGCCCCTCCATTCGCGTCATCGGCGCGGAGGACATCCGCGCCTCCTTGCCGATGCGCGACGCGATCGATGCGGTACGTCGGGCCCTCGCGCTCGTCGATGCGAACGCGCAGCCGCCGCGCTCGTCGCCGCCTCTGGTGGGGGGACAGTTCCTGTTGATGCCGAGTGAGCTCGGATCGTTTGCGGGGTGCAAGGTGCTGACCGTCGCCGATCCGCAGAACGTGCACGCACCGCACCGGATCCAGGGATTGATGCTGCTGTTCGATTCCAGCTCTCTGTCGCCGACCGCCGTGCTGGACGGTGCGGCACTCACATCACTGCGCACACCGGCGGTCTCGGCAGCCATGGCCGACCTGGTGACACCCGACGACGCATCCTCCCTCGCGGTGTTCGGTACGGGACCGCAAGCACGCAGGCACGTCGAAGCCCTGGCCGCCATCCGTCCCCTGTCCCGCATCCACGTGATCGGGCGGACTCCCGACCGGGGCGCCCGGGCCGCCGCGACCTGGAGAGGCGAAGGCATCGAGGCCGTTGCCGCAGCGCCCGGAATCGCCGCCGAGTGCGACATCGTGCTGTGCGCGACCACGGCGACCGAGCCGCTGCTCACCTCGGGGGACGTTGCGTCGCGGGCGACCGTGATCGCGATCGGTTCACACGAGCCGCACCGTCGGGAGCTCCCCGGCGGACTCCTCGAGCGCAGTCAGGTGATCGTCGAGGGACGCGCGGTGGCGACCGCCGAGGCCGGCGACGTGATCATGGCCATCGCCGAGGGACATCTGCACGAGGACCAGCTGATCACCATCCGAGCGATCGCGTCTGGTGCGACGTCGGTGAACTTCGATTCCCCGCGCGTGGTGAAGACCTGCGGGATGGCCTGGCAGGATCTGGTCATCGCAGCCGCCGTCTCCACCCGGCTCGACACTCACGCCCCGGAGGCCGACCGCTGA
- a CDS encoding SDR family oxidoreductase encodes MTGRVDGKVALITGAARGMGASHARLLLAEGASVVIGDILDDDGAALAAELGERVRYVHLDVRDYGQWEDAVATAVGVFGGLDILINNAGLVKSAPIDEHSIEDWDLVIAVNLSGAFYGIRAAAEALKASGRGSIINVSSDAGLQGYEKITGYNASKFGLRGLTKNAALDLGRYNIRVNTVHPGLIRTPMVAGIEFPQDHVALHRVGEMEELSKLVLFLASDESSFSTGAEFVADGGESAGLARY; translated from the coding sequence ATGACAGGTCGGGTCGACGGCAAGGTTGCACTGATCACGGGCGCCGCGCGCGGAATGGGGGCCTCCCATGCGCGGCTGTTGCTGGCGGAGGGCGCATCGGTGGTCATCGGCGACATCCTCGATGACGACGGTGCAGCGCTCGCCGCGGAGTTGGGCGAGCGCGTGCGCTACGTGCACCTCGACGTCCGCGACTACGGGCAGTGGGAGGACGCGGTTGCCACAGCGGTCGGCGTATTCGGGGGTCTCGACATCCTGATCAACAACGCGGGCCTCGTCAAGAGCGCACCGATCGACGAGCACTCGATCGAGGACTGGGACCTGGTGATCGCGGTCAACCTGTCGGGTGCGTTCTACGGCATCCGCGCGGCGGCTGAGGCGCTGAAGGCATCGGGTCGAGGCTCGATCATCAACGTGTCATCCGATGCCGGCCTCCAGGGATACGAGAAGATCACCGGCTACAACGCCTCGAAGTTCGGGCTGCGCGGTCTCACGAAGAATGCGGCGCTGGACCTCGGCCGCTACAACATCCGGGTGAACACGGTGCACCCGGGGCTCATCCGGACGCCGATGGTTGCGGGGATCGAGTTCCCCCAGGATCATGTTGCGCTGCACCGCGTCGGTGAGATGGAGGAGCTCAGCAAGCTCGTGCTGTTCCTCGCGAGCGACGAGTCGTCGTTCTCTACCGGAGCGGAGTTCGTGGCGGATGGCGGAGAAAGCGCCGGGCTCGCTCGCTACTGA
- a CDS encoding SDR family NAD(P)-dependent oxidoreductase, which produces MTQRNLAFLEGALADKTAIVTGAGQGLGRDIAIALTQAGARVAVVDINPETAAAVAGELADYGAAGVAITCDVSKRDQVDATVEKVVAEFGGVDVLVNNAQNVRMVQKPFMETDDEHLLTQLTSGLFGTYYFLQACSETLRARGGRVINLGSGAGVSGNVNHFSYAAAKEAIRATTRVVAREWGRDGVRVNAICPAAFDTPAMKGFLERAGEEQLEGMLSQIPLHRFGGGDEVASVAVFLASDASSFMTGHTLMVDGGSNMDAGR; this is translated from the coding sequence ATGACCCAGCGCAATCTCGCATTCCTCGAAGGGGCGCTCGCCGACAAGACGGCCATCGTCACGGGCGCGGGGCAGGGCCTCGGGCGCGACATCGCGATCGCCTTGACGCAGGCCGGAGCCCGCGTCGCCGTCGTCGATATCAACCCCGAGACGGCTGCTGCGGTCGCTGGGGAACTCGCCGACTACGGCGCCGCGGGAGTCGCGATCACCTGCGATGTCAGCAAGCGCGACCAGGTCGACGCCACAGTCGAGAAGGTCGTCGCCGAGTTCGGTGGCGTCGACGTCCTCGTCAACAACGCCCAGAACGTGCGAATGGTCCAGAAGCCGTTCATGGAGACCGACGACGAGCACCTGTTGACGCAACTCACCAGCGGTCTTTTCGGCACCTACTACTTCTTGCAGGCCTGCTCTGAGACGCTGAGAGCGCGCGGCGGACGTGTCATCAACCTCGGATCCGGGGCCGGCGTCTCCGGCAACGTGAACCACTTCTCGTACGCGGCGGCGAAGGAGGCGATTCGTGCGACCACGCGCGTGGTCGCACGAGAGTGGGGCAGGGACGGCGTACGGGTGAACGCGATCTGCCCCGCAGCATTCGACACCCCTGCGATGAAGGGCTTCCTCGAGCGGGCGGGCGAGGAACAGCTCGAGGGGATGTTGTCGCAGATCCCGCTTCACCGCTTCGGTGGCGGCGACGAGGTCGCCTCGGTCGCGGTGTTCCTCGCGAGCGATGCGTCGAGCTTCATGACGGGGCACACGCTCATGGTCGACGGCGGATCCAACATGGATGCCGGGCGCTGA
- a CDS encoding TetR/AcrR family transcriptional regulator, which produces MIAREGYSGATVKQLADAVGLSQNGLLHYFGSKDALFTEILRFQDDRNVVDIDPEHSDFAADLVERILIAVDHETASPGMPQLMLRLTGDATESDHPAHEFFRYRYEAIRRIVVSAVEELRARGEVPDDADPQRIAALVYAAWDGLRTQRMFDPEIDVRENMTYLLQRLGLLAR; this is translated from the coding sequence GTGATCGCTCGCGAGGGGTACTCCGGCGCCACCGTCAAGCAATTGGCTGACGCCGTCGGGCTGAGCCAGAACGGGCTGCTCCACTACTTCGGATCGAAGGATGCCCTCTTCACTGAGATCCTCCGTTTCCAGGACGATCGCAACGTCGTCGACATCGACCCCGAGCACAGTGACTTCGCCGCCGATCTCGTGGAGCGCATCCTCATCGCGGTGGACCACGAGACGGCGTCACCCGGCATGCCGCAGCTGATGCTCCGCCTCACCGGTGACGCCACCGAGTCCGATCATCCCGCCCACGAGTTCTTCCGATACCGCTACGAAGCCATCCGCCGGATCGTCGTCTCGGCGGTGGAGGAGCTTCGCGCGCGAGGTGAGGTGCCCGACGATGCCGACCCGCAGCGCATCGCTGCGCTCGTCTACGCGGCCTGGGACGGTCTGCGCACCCAGCGGATGTTCGACCCTGAGATCGACGTGCGCGAGAACATGACCTACTTGTTGCAGCGACTCGGGCTCCTCGCGCGGTAA
- a CDS encoding PadR family transcriptional regulator, producing the protein MPRRRPGTLLPLELAILDLAVAAPDEDFHGFAIARRLADDSGRSLTAHGTLYKALTRMAEMGLLESHWEEPEAAEREGRPRRRLYRVTAEGAAAAAAAATANGAARASTETASPATARARTRLA; encoded by the coding sequence ATGCCCCGCAGACGACCCGGCACCCTGCTCCCGCTCGAGCTGGCGATCCTCGACCTGGCGGTCGCCGCACCCGACGAGGACTTCCACGGCTTCGCCATCGCCCGGCGCCTCGCCGACGACTCAGGCAGGTCGCTGACCGCCCACGGCACGCTCTACAAGGCGCTCACGCGCATGGCCGAGATGGGCCTGCTCGAGTCGCACTGGGAGGAGCCCGAGGCGGCTGAGCGCGAGGGCCGGCCGCGGCGGCGCCTGTACCGCGTCACCGCCGAGGGTGCCGCTGCCGCAGCCGCGGCCGCAACCGCAAACGGTGCCGCGCGTGCATCGACCGAGACCGCCTCGCCGGCGACCGCTCGCGCCCGGACGCGGCTCGCGTGA
- a CDS encoding alpha-L-rhamnosidase C-terminal domain-containing protein: MLAENLPMMTRWVDYAAGIAASGRAENRAAERPQPLPHERYLWDTGFHWGEWAEPGVYGGFGPGGDQSIVATAYLSRSARIVSDAARVVGDDTAAARYAELAARCAEAWFVEHWDGSRLRIETQATYVRGLAFGLFPDDVVPVAVARLVELVHAADDHLSTGFLSTPMLLPVLADHGHADLAYRVLLSEGEPGWMVMLRRGATAIWESWDGIADDGTPKDSLDHYSKGAVITFLHEYSAGLRNLAPGWSRFRVRPVLGGGLTHAAVAHDASHGAVSSSWRIAGDRFALDVTVPEGSTAEIVLPDGTVHDVAAAGSHRFECALD; the protein is encoded by the coding sequence GTGCTGGCCGAGAACCTCCCCATGATGACGCGGTGGGTCGACTACGCGGCCGGAATCGCGGCATCCGGTCGCGCCGAGAACCGGGCCGCCGAGCGCCCACAGCCCCTCCCTCACGAGCGCTACCTGTGGGACACCGGCTTCCACTGGGGAGAGTGGGCGGAGCCCGGTGTCTACGGCGGATTCGGGCCCGGCGGTGACCAGTCGATCGTCGCGACTGCCTACCTCTCGCGGTCGGCGCGCATCGTGAGCGATGCGGCGCGCGTGGTGGGCGACGACACGGCGGCCGCCCGCTACGCCGAACTCGCAGCCCGCTGTGCTGAGGCGTGGTTCGTCGAGCACTGGGACGGCAGCAGGCTTCGGATCGAGACGCAGGCGACGTACGTCCGAGGGCTCGCCTTCGGGCTCTTCCCCGACGACGTCGTCCCCGTTGCGGTGGCGCGTCTGGTCGAGCTCGTGCACGCTGCGGACGACCACCTCAGTACCGGATTCCTCTCGACGCCGATGCTGCTGCCGGTGCTCGCTGATCACGGCCACGCCGACCTGGCCTACCGCGTGCTGCTGTCAGAGGGCGAGCCCGGCTGGATGGTGATGCTGCGGCGCGGCGCGACGGCGATCTGGGAGTCCTGGGACGGAATCGCCGACGACGGCACGCCAAAGGACTCGCTCGACCACTACAGCAAGGGCGCCGTCATCACCTTCCTCCACGAGTACAGCGCGGGGCTCAGGAACCTCGCACCAGGCTGGAGCCGCTTCCGCGTGCGGCCGGTGCTCGGCGGGGGTCTGACGCATGCTGCCGTAGCGCATGACGCGTCCCATGGGGCTGTCAGCTCGTCCTGGCGGATCGCCGGCGACCGGTTCGCGCTCGACGTCACCGTGCCCGAGGGTTCGACGGCCGAGATCGTGCTTCCGGACGGAACGGTTCACGACGTCGCAGCGGCGGGATCGCACCGCTTCGAGTGTGCGCTCGACTGA
- a CDS encoding PKD domain-containing protein, which translates to MHVTADCVDPTYANPVIDAMTDETSPVPHHRVAGHFEGTDIQFTIYLHAEADKVKWEGRFFQYTYPTVFTPGVNLAEATDRAIGFALASGGYAVQAGNTSLSLGYRHAAAAAKFAETVAADYYSSDEPIYGYLYGPSGGSFQTVGAAENTDGVWQGFVPMVQAVPTPNSYNFNGRAAAELILADKADLIRDALMPGGSGDPHAVLDEAESALYEEVAKLGIPVKAWENPEYLFGYDEQFYGTGGLSSDDPLSYDPTYVDDFWNSPGYLGTEDSPLGERVRAALLEMGDSVGHRWNIAKRFAYRYQLPADGTGWIALDQFRNPDGSPIHPQRAVGEPGFSGFVSGFAAFDGSVNGKVIAVSNLYDTDALPIHTDWYRQRIEESLGAATSDNYRLYFTDHADHQDAVPSGERATYAVDWYGIVEQALRDIATWAEGGAAAPASTRYTIEDAQIVISDKAHERDGLQPSVDITTGGGQIITAKVGQAVPIVATARAPRGGGLIITAEWDFDGDGTYDARGVASAKKNATVSTKHVFSEPGTYFVSVKVAAERNGDVDAEYALLQNIDRVRVVVTE; encoded by the coding sequence ATGCATGTGACCGCGGACTGCGTCGACCCGACCTACGCGAATCCCGTGATCGACGCGATGACCGACGAGACCTCACCCGTGCCGCACCACCGGGTGGCGGGTCACTTCGAAGGTACCGACATCCAGTTCACGATCTACCTTCACGCCGAAGCGGACAAGGTGAAGTGGGAGGGCCGGTTCTTCCAGTACACGTACCCGACCGTGTTCACGCCAGGCGTGAACTTGGCGGAGGCGACCGATCGCGCGATCGGATTCGCGCTGGCGAGCGGCGGGTACGCCGTGCAGGCGGGGAACACGTCGCTGTCGCTCGGCTACCGCCACGCGGCCGCTGCGGCCAAGTTCGCCGAGACCGTCGCCGCCGACTACTACAGCAGTGACGAACCGATCTACGGCTACCTCTACGGACCCAGCGGCGGGTCCTTCCAGACGGTGGGCGCCGCGGAGAACACCGATGGAGTGTGGCAGGGCTTCGTGCCGATGGTGCAGGCGGTGCCGACGCCCAACAGCTACAACTTCAACGGACGCGCTGCCGCAGAACTCATCCTGGCGGACAAGGCCGACCTCATTCGCGACGCGCTCATGCCGGGCGGCAGTGGCGATCCTCATGCGGTCCTGGACGAAGCCGAGAGCGCGCTGTACGAGGAGGTGGCCAAGCTCGGCATCCCGGTCAAGGCATGGGAGAACCCCGAGTACCTCTTCGGCTACGACGAGCAGTTCTACGGCACCGGGGGCCTCAGCAGCGACGACCCGCTGTCGTACGACCCGACCTACGTCGACGACTTCTGGAACTCGCCTGGATATCTCGGCACGGAGGACTCCCCGCTCGGAGAGCGCGTTCGTGCCGCACTTCTCGAGATGGGCGACAGCGTCGGACATCGCTGGAACATCGCCAAACGGTTCGCCTATCGCTACCAGCTGCCGGCCGACGGCACGGGGTGGATCGCCCTCGACCAGTTCCGCAATCCGGATGGCTCTCCGATCCATCCGCAGCGCGCCGTGGGCGAGCCCGGCTTCTCGGGGTTCGTGTCCGGGTTCGCCGCGTTCGACGGCTCGGTGAACGGAAAAGTGATCGCCGTGTCGAACCTGTACGACACCGACGCCCTGCCGATTCACACCGACTGGTACCGCCAGCGGATCGAGGAGAGTCTGGGCGCCGCAACGTCCGACAACTACCGCCTCTACTTCACCGACCACGCAGACCACCAGGATGCGGTTCCCAGCGGAGAACGAGCGACGTACGCGGTCGACTGGTACGGCATCGTGGAACAGGCGCTGCGGGACATCGCGACATGGGCCGAAGGCGGCGCCGCGGCGCCGGCATCCACCCGGTACACGATCGAAGACGCGCAGATCGTCATCTCCGACAAGGCGCACGAGCGTGACGGCCTGCAGCCCAGCGTCGACATCACCACCGGCGGCGGCCAGATCATCACTGCAAAGGTGGGCCAAGCGGTTCCGATCGTGGCGACTGCTCGCGCCCCTCGAGGCGGTGGGCTGATCATCACCGCGGAGTGGGACTTCGACGGGGACGGCACCTACGATGCCCGGGGAGTCGCCTCCGCGAAGAAGAACGCGACAGTTTCGACGAAGCACGTGTTCAGCGAGCCCGGCACGTATTTCGTGAGCGTGAAGGTCGCAGCCGAACGCAACGGCGATGTCGACGCCGAGTACGCGCTCCTGCAGAACATCGACCGCGTCCGCGTGGTCGTGACCGAGTAG
- a CDS encoding proline racemase family protein encodes MTPSITTQDWHTAGEPFRIVTSVETEGESVAERRMHAAAGEPDRVRRFLCLEPRGHDDMYGGFITPPDDAGADFGVVFWHKDGFSTACGHGTMALGAWAVTTGRVTAPDDGEAVVTIDVPSGRVQARVQRTRGRTTGVIFRSVESRVLQREITLETTRGIVTVDLVYGGAIYATLAADSVGLTVQPEHVTDLIAIGREIKWALNDHPAAQLEDPRLGGVYGTVLFDDLGRNETGPWQRNVTIFADGQVDRSPCGSGTAARTALLASTGALTDGERLTHDSIIGTRFHSRIAETTPDGVIPEIAGTAHPIGTCSFALADDDPLPRGFSLR; translated from the coding sequence ATGACTCCCAGCATCACCACACAGGACTGGCACACCGCGGGCGAGCCGTTTCGCATCGTCACCTCGGTCGAGACGGAGGGCGAATCGGTGGCCGAGCGGCGGATGCATGCCGCGGCGGGAGAGCCCGACCGCGTCCGCCGATTCCTGTGTCTCGAACCACGTGGACACGACGACATGTACGGCGGCTTCATCACTCCGCCTGACGATGCGGGAGCGGACTTCGGGGTCGTCTTCTGGCACAAGGACGGATTCTCGACTGCCTGTGGGCACGGCACCATGGCGCTGGGCGCTTGGGCGGTCACCACCGGCCGCGTCACTGCTCCCGACGACGGCGAAGCAGTCGTCACGATCGACGTGCCGAGCGGCCGAGTGCAAGCGCGAGTGCAACGCACACGAGGACGAACCACCGGCGTGATCTTCCGAAGCGTGGAGTCCCGAGTGCTGCAGCGAGAGATCACCCTCGAGACCACCCGCGGCATCGTGACTGTCGATCTCGTCTACGGCGGTGCCATCTACGCCACGCTCGCCGCGGACTCGGTCGGGCTCACGGTGCAGCCGGAACATGTCACGGACCTGATCGCCATCGGACGGGAGATCAAGTGGGCACTCAACGACCACCCCGCCGCACAACTCGAAGACCCTCGACTCGGCGGGGTCTACGGGACAGTCCTGTTCGATGACCTGGGGAGGAACGAGACCGGCCCCTGGCAGCGCAACGTCACGATCTTCGCCGACGGGCAGGTCGACCGGTCACCCTGCGGGTCCGGAACGGCAGCGCGGACCGCGCTGCTCGCATCAACCGGAGCGCTCACCGATGGCGAGCGCCTCACGCACGACTCGATCATCGGAACACGGTTCCACTCCCGCATCGCCGAGACGACCCCCGATGGCGTGATCCCCGAGATCGCCGGAACTGCTCATCCGATCGGCACCTGCAGCTTCGCCCTCGCCGACGACGATCCCCTGCCCCGAGGATTCAGCCTCCGCTGA
- a CDS encoding family 78 glycoside hydrolase catalytic domain, translated as MVNDGYGYDSASRDEAAAMLAGATWIAFPEAIPPAAGERPAYAFRTSFVLEALPRTAAIHATAHGIYEVFVNGVRVGDEELAPGFTSYQATLHVQTLPIADLLQVGSNDVRIVLSDGWYRGRHGYNRVADSYGTRTSVIARIDLDGRNIPTDSSWTVSTTEIVAADLMDGQIVDMRLIDREAWVDCVVSDDPLTQLDGRFARNPAPPVRRTSTHAPTSVTRLPSGRQIVDFGIMLNGWVRLESLGAEGTTSTLLHGEALGADGDLDMQHLAAIQWPAETRLPTGQIDRVTSRGAAGDVFEPRHTTHGFRYVAIDGRADDVAADDILGIEVRSDLATTGRFSSSNDDLNRLHEIAVQTWRANSCDVPTDCPTRERFGYTGDYQIYAHTAAFIDDVDGFSRKWLRSLADDQKPSGCITNVAPNAGGVPDPMFVADGAAGWGMPRPSCRGSSISHTATRGCWPRTSP; from the coding sequence GTGGTGAACGACGGGTACGGGTACGACTCGGCATCGAGGGACGAGGCGGCTGCGATGCTCGCCGGGGCGACCTGGATCGCGTTCCCCGAGGCGATTCCACCGGCGGCGGGGGAACGGCCGGCCTACGCCTTTCGCACGTCGTTCGTCCTCGAGGCACTGCCTCGTACCGCAGCCATCCACGCGACGGCCCACGGTATCTACGAGGTCTTCGTCAACGGTGTTCGCGTGGGCGATGAGGAACTCGCCCCCGGCTTCACCAGCTATCAGGCGACGCTCCACGTCCAGACGCTCCCGATCGCAGACCTGCTCCAAGTGGGGTCGAACGACGTCCGCATCGTCCTCTCGGACGGCTGGTATCGCGGCCGGCACGGCTACAACCGGGTAGCGGATTCCTACGGCACGCGCACGTCGGTGATCGCGCGGATCGACCTCGATGGACGCAACATCCCGACGGACTCGTCGTGGACGGTGTCGACCACCGAGATCGTCGCGGCGGACCTCATGGACGGGCAGATCGTCGACATGCGCCTGATCGATCGTGAGGCGTGGGTCGATTGCGTCGTCTCGGATGACCCATTGACCCAATTGGATGGACGCTTCGCGCGGAATCCCGCCCCGCCAGTGCGCCGGACCTCGACTCACGCGCCGACATCCGTCACGCGCCTCCCGTCCGGGCGCCAGATCGTCGACTTCGGCATCATGCTCAACGGCTGGGTCCGACTCGAGAGCCTCGGGGCGGAAGGCACGACCTCCACGCTGCTCCACGGAGAGGCGCTCGGTGCCGATGGCGACCTCGACATGCAGCACCTGGCCGCAATCCAGTGGCCGGCTGAGACTCGGCTCCCGACCGGTCAGATCGATCGTGTCACTTCGCGCGGGGCTGCAGGCGACGTCTTCGAGCCTCGTCACACCACCCATGGCTTCCGCTACGTCGCGATCGACGGACGTGCGGACGACGTCGCCGCAGACGACATCCTCGGCATCGAAGTGCGCAGCGATCTCGCCACGACGGGTCGGTTCTCGTCGAGCAACGACGACCTGAACCGGCTGCACGAGATCGCCGTGCAGACCTGGCGCGCCAATTCGTGCGATGTGCCCACGGACTGTCCGACCCGCGAACGATTCGGCTACACCGGTGATTACCAGATCTACGCTCACACCGCCGCGTTCATCGATGACGTCGACGGGTTCTCGCGCAAGTGGCTGCGGTCATTGGCAGATGACCAGAAGCCGTCCGGCTGCATCACGAACGTCGCTCCGAATGCAGGCGGCGTCCCCGATCCGATGTTCGTCGCCGACGGCGCCGCCGGTTGGGGGATGCCGCGACCGTCGTGCCGTGGGAGCTCTATCTCGCATACGGCGACGCGCGGGTGCTGGCCGAGAACCTCCCCATGA
- a CDS encoding TetR/AcrR family transcriptional regulator: MPEPTRVIAQTAVRNSLVQATLDLVSERGYENVTLEDLAAATGVSRSTYLRHVGSKADAVVEGLMNVGDRVADRLRERPHDEDTWTALRRSLDDVVEAQSGASERALDLLATTWTSPSLSAAMWLRRTSWRSALAAALAEREPHLTLLASHTAAAAALGCLDVALELWSASHPHTPFSEVLDEAFRAITLT, encoded by the coding sequence ATGCCCGAACCCACCCGCGTGATCGCACAGACCGCTGTGAGGAACTCCCTCGTGCAGGCGACCCTCGATCTGGTGAGCGAGCGCGGCTACGAGAACGTGACACTGGAAGACCTCGCGGCAGCGACCGGGGTATCCCGCAGCACGTACCTCCGGCACGTGGGGTCGAAGGCGGATGCGGTCGTCGAAGGACTGATGAATGTCGGGGACCGGGTCGCCGACAGGTTGAGGGAGCGTCCGCACGACGAGGACACGTGGACCGCATTGCGGCGATCGCTCGACGACGTCGTCGAGGCGCAGTCCGGGGCGTCGGAACGGGCGCTCGACCTGCTCGCAACCACCTGGACGAGCCCTTCCCTGAGTGCAGCGATGTGGCTGCGCCGCACCTCGTGGCGTTCAGCACTGGCTGCTGCGCTCGCAGAGCGCGAACCTCACCTCACGCTGCTCGCGAGCCACACGGCCGCCGCGGCAGCCCTCGGATGCCTCGATGTTGCGCTCGAACTGTGGTCGGCGAGCCATCCGCACACGCCCTTCTCAGAAGTGCTCGACGAGGCGTTCCGAGCAATCACCCTCACGTGA
- a CDS encoding alpha/beta hydrolase gives MTENVWPPPPYLPPVGGEQPVRPERARSFEGLTYAIAPGYRPLRMDVHVPDTGPGASARPPVVLWIHGGAWLYGDRRLPPAVWPPGSLFQTIVDAGLAVATIDYRHAVEAPFPAQLHDAKAAIRYLRRFADDLGIDASRMVAWGESAGGHLAALVGLTGGQPEWAGEEGVQGGDTTVLGVVDWYGVHDGERMPGGGLPADPAVTPADHVRILSRAPYRTLVDGSPLGADAPRLGSPVAHVHPDAPPFLLVHGDADDTVPIAQSELFADALAAAGALVEFRRVPGADHVFLGADPVPLMHEAVAWIAERVG, from the coding sequence ATGACCGAGAACGTCTGGCCCCCGCCGCCCTACCTCCCGCCGGTCGGCGGCGAGCAGCCGGTGCGACCCGAGCGGGCGCGCAGCTTCGAGGGGCTCACCTACGCGATCGCGCCCGGGTACCGGCCGCTCCGGATGGATGTGCACGTGCCGGACACCGGCCCCGGGGCATCCGCTCGACCGCCCGTCGTGCTCTGGATCCACGGCGGCGCCTGGCTCTACGGCGACCGTCGGCTGCCGCCCGCGGTGTGGCCGCCCGGATCGCTGTTCCAGACCATCGTCGACGCCGGGCTCGCGGTCGCGACCATCGACTACCGGCACGCGGTCGAGGCGCCCTTCCCCGCGCAGCTGCACGACGCGAAGGCGGCGATCCGCTACCTGCGCCGCTTCGCCGACGACCTCGGCATCGACGCCTCGCGCATGGTCGCGTGGGGCGAATCGGCCGGCGGGCACCTCGCCGCGCTGGTCGGCCTCACCGGCGGGCAGCCCGAGTGGGCGGGCGAGGAGGGCGTGCAGGGCGGCGACACGACTGTGCTCGGCGTCGTCGACTGGTACGGGGTGCACGACGGCGAGCGGATGCCCGGAGGCGGCCTGCCCGCGGACCCGGCCGTGACCCCCGCAGACCACGTACGGATCCTCTCCCGGGCGCCCTACCGCACCCTCGTCGACGGGTCGCCGCTCGGCGCCGACGCGCCGCGGCTGGGTTCGCCGGTCGCCCACGTGCATCCGGACGCACCGCCGTTCCTGCTCGTGCACGGCGACGCCGACGACACCGTGCCGATCGCGCAGAGCGAGCTGTTCGCCGACGCGCTCGCCGCGGCGGGTGCGCTGGTCGAGTTCCGGCGCGTGCCTGGCGCCGACCACGTGTTCCTCGGCGCCGACCCCGTGCCGCTCATGCACGAGGCGGTCGCCTGGATCGCCGAGCGCGTGGGCTGA